The following DNA comes from Meleagris gallopavo isolate NT-WF06-2002-E0010 breed Aviagen turkey brand Nicholas breeding stock chromosome 13, Turkey_5.1, whole genome shotgun sequence.
TCTTTTTCCTACCCACAGCTTCAACCACAGATCCACTCCTACTACACCTAAGTTGTTGCCTCCTTTCTCCACTGCACGTGACTCTAAAACAGTCCCACGTGTGCTTCCCCTGCTAAGCCCAGTTATGGCACAACCACAGATAAAACAGTTAAATTCTAATTTATTAAGAAACCTATAttaaaagcagagctgcaaatgcttttctcaGTTTCTATTTGGATTCCATAGCCTGCATTAGAGACAACAAGAACAATGCCTAAGATGATTCTTAAAAGCATGCTGTTTGTGAGATCTTCCAGGTGAAGAAAGCTCTCTGAACTTAACTGAATTTTGTTGCCTCACATGTTTACAAGGGACTACATGGTCCACATTGCAGAACCTGAAAACTGAAGTGGCATCTTCAGCACAGAAGTAACTATGTTCGGAACTGTAGACTAGATCTGAGATCTATGGGGAGAACTGAATAAAACTTATCTGCCACTTCAGGAGATggagctgtgctttctgctgaaAGTTTTCAACTTCCACTTGAGTACAGGTTTACTGTCAAAGAAGTAACTTCTTTTGACAAAAGTAACAGTCCTGAAAGGGATACTGATCACCATcttggaaaaataattcaagttaCAGGTAACAGATTTTATGTTCGGCTCCATCACGCAGGATATGTTAACACAGGATGGAAGTTACTTTCTCTGCAACAGTCTTTGTAAAGTAAGAGTAATTTAAGATAATTTAAGATTATTGCTTAATGTTGTATACATGATAGTAAGAAGCAATTGCATGTTTCAGAAACTACTCTATTGCTTAACCTGCAGTGGGCATTTAATCAAATTTAGTTACGGTGAAGTTTTAAGCACAGCTTATCAAATTTATAACAGCTTTTCCAGTAGTTTTTATTTCACGATGGTTAGTAATATAATATTACTGATAGTGCAGGTTATTCCAGCTTTCAATCTCAAAAAAGCAATGAACTTTGGCAGGGGAAATTATCCACTTATATTATAGATACTGGGGGCAGGGGAGAAGTCAAATGCAAGAGGCTGAAACAGTGCCTACTTCTAAGGGTGGATAACATTCCTTACTGACAATTTTAAAGTAATTCAGAAGTCATTGCCAGAGTAGAGTCTGCAGTGCtacactgttatttttatttatcttctaaCTATAGATACTGTCTTTCTTGGATAGAGTAATTCAAAAGTACGTGTTTctcctgtatttttaaatagtataTTGATAAGCAAGTTTTCTAACTGAAAATGGTGAGTTTCAGCTTGTCTTCTTTTCAGATCTCTAagctatttatttctattaccTTGCTAATGATCTGTAATTATAAGAAGCCAACCATGAAAACAAtcaatatttctgaaaagatttgCATAAATGAACTAATTATGCAAGACAGTCACCTAACAAATATTTAGTTCTCCTTACAGTTCAGCTACCAAAAAGATCAATGTGTCTCATTCCTGGCTTGATTCAGTACATGAACAGTTCTGTATATAAAGAACACTGAATGCTGCACCAGTCTGAGGCAGCTGTTGAGATAAGAGTCCAGCTATGTCCTTGAAGTCCTGGACTGGAAGCAATCAATCACTATAACTGGTAGACAAACTTCGTACTCTCTAAATAACAAACAGTGGAAAATGAAGTTCATTTGTCCTATTTTTATGGGCCCATGAACAAAAACCATCACCCAAAAATTGTTCAGGAAACTACACAGGAATGTAAAATAGAGAATGTGCTGGTGAgtagagaagcagcagcagaacaggaagaCATGACTGATAGGGTTAGGGAATGCCaatttgaattttcttctcttccttagGCATAAATTCTATTTTTGTCAATGAGAGTCTGAAGCCTAAGAGGCAGAATAAGTGAGAAACATGCTGTACACAGGACTTGTCATGATGCCCTGTTGCATCCTTTGGGTTTTGCTTTAAGTTTTAGAAGATTAAGGCTgctcaaaaataaattatccCTATGAAACCAAGTAGTAGAATAATGTCTGTCACAACATCTATGCTGCTATGTACTGATTTCCATAAAAAAGAGGCACTtctataataaaaatatcacattactgagacagaaaatggaaaaactaaTTTCTTGTCTTGTGTCCTGAAGTCATAGAGACCTCCTCAGTTATATTATACACCATCATGAAAACAGCCTTTTTTCTTAAGTAGCTGTCTAACGTCGAGAACTTACGTATAACATGCATGAATACACAGAATCTTTAGAGGAACTTTTTagttaaattatttcttcaaatttctAACTATATGTAAACAGATAAAAAGATAAACTTTACTCACTTAATCCCTGCATTAGCTCTAATAGGAGGATCTAAGAGCTTTGATTCACAAGCAGAAGTGACTTAGATGCCCCCAGTTTCTGAAATCTCTTGCAGTTTCTGAAACAGGCCACCGCAAGCTGAAATCTGATTTGTCTTAACATATTAATAGACTCTAAAATGCAGATGTTCAGGAACTGCTTCACAACCAGCTATACCATCTACACAGCAGATGCACAGCAGACTGAATAAATTTATAATTGATGATGAGCATGTGATTTAAGCATTAAGCCTTTAAAGACAAGTGTTAAATCCTTCTTCCATTATCTGTGTCAGGtgacttttctttctgccttgcaTTCTGAGCaagaacattttgtttgtaGCATCAGAAATGCACTggaaagcaacaaaatgaacaaGGGAGTAAATCATCTGATAATTAGTAATGTGCATAAGAActgattttgtttgaaattttaAAGAGAACGTGTGTGTTAAAAATTACAGGAATTTACTAGTTTTTttgtgttcttgttttttttttctctcttgcaatTTCTGAGTTACTGAAAATCCCtaacattttcttcctattctcttctgcagctccctgctcagGCAACACTTACTTCTGCCATAGCAACATGTGCATCAATAATTCTTTAGTCTGCAATGGCATTCAAAACTGTGCATACCCCTGGGATGAAAATCACTGCAGAGGTAAATAAAGTGCAAAGTATAGCCTTAATGATCCACACTGGTCAATTTGCCTTTCAGGAAAGCCATGAAATTATTGTCCTGGAAATAAGCTGAAGACAGCAATTCTCCTAATCTCAGGAAGCTGTTGCAAGTTTTTACTTAAACTCAGGAGGCATGTAAGCATATTGAAGATTAATCTACTCTTCAATATactcttcattttaaaagagtGTTAGCTTAATAATCAGTAGAATTCAGCATTTACCAAGTTGCATCTTACCCATTCCTAAAAACTTAAATGAAGCAAGGACTGAAGGGACAGGTCGTATCTTTTATCAccaaaagagaacaaaaataacaagatACAACTGGAAAAAGACAGACAAAACTTCAAGCACAAAGTCTTTTTCAAGACTGAAGTAGACACAGCAGTCTTCAAagataaaattatatatatataacttaaTTTTTCAGAGTTGGAACAGAAGCAGtttaaagtaaataaacaattttctcctaagaagcaaaacaaacaagtttGTTCTCTGACAAATTAaaagatctggaaaaaaaaatcctgaaagaTTAAAATGCATACtcaatttcaaagaaaatttcttctcatttgtaCAAATGGTCAAAGCTTTTTGTAAGGAAAATCTAGAAATAGTTTCAAGTAAACAGTATAAATAATACATGGTGCTTTAATATGCTCTAATGCAAGGTGTGTTACACAATGGAAGTATTACATATTACGTAAGGATACAGCTGAAAAACATGATCCATTACTCTTAAGTTTTCAATTGGAAAATAAGTTTCCTCTAAATAATCTTTAGTTTTCATAATATTCTATGTTCCCTATCATGTGCCACTTCTAGATGTTTCCCATCTCTGCAAATACTCTTCTAGAACTTCACCTAGAATCcacatttcattattattctgtagtatttaaaaataaattccataAGAACTGTACCACCAATGAAGAAAGCCTTTCCCAGTACTTGTACATGCTGCAACTGGTGCAGAATAACTTACCATGTTTTATGTCAGTTACAatttaaattctgctttaaaagTTGCAGAGCATATATAATCACAAGACAGCTGACAGCTGGATCCATCTTTCCAGCTCAGGTAGAATTGAGGAGATTGATGCAACCAAATGAACATTTTctatctttaaaaagaaagcttctCAATTGTTCCCAGTTCCCTCAGGCACCTAGAGTTCTAATTTAGTCCATGTCCATGACCACCTAAATGTGAGCATGTTGTGACCTACCTTATGCCTGCAACCGAATGGGgcataaagattttaaaaactaaaagcaTAAGTCATGGGCAATTTCTTTGAAGTGGCTGGGGAAGACATCACTTTTGATTAAGACctttatgattaaaaaatatCCAAGAATTAAGAAACCTAGATGCATGAGAAAATTATCAGAGCACTGAAATTCCTGTCTCTCACAAAAGTATGCTGACAAGACTGAAACTCAGCAGAACAAAGGGAGAGACCTCCTCCTTGCCATTAAAGACATAAATGTAAGAGTAAATGGCCTAAGCTGTGAAGTGTAACAGTATTTCAAGTATTGCTTTCTAGCCAGTTCCTTGGGACCCCATGTAGTATATGGGTGGTTTTAGTCTACACTGAGGGTATGTAACACTTCTTGTGCAGTGTGCGCAGTACTTAGGTGCTAACAGACATACCCAGATGCCAGAAGCTCAATACTGGAAAATACATAATAATTAGGAAGTGTTTTCTTCTACAgtcttaaatgctttttttttttttccctctggtaGTGAATATAGCGGATTCTATTGGTGTAGAATTCTTTTGGTCTTCTGAAAGTAGTACTCTACAGAACAGAAATCCATCTGGAAAATTTTAATCGTAAAATAAGAATGCTATATATGGAAAACCATTTTGTTCTGATGCTGCCATCTTGTGTGTTTTCACATGAAGTACTATCCAAAAATGCCATATGATCTGGTAGTGTTTTTTGCCCCCTTCTCCCACTTTTACCCCCAACAGACTATTAGTGCACAGTTACAACTGGAATATACCTCTGCTGAGTTTCCCTGCGTTGCAGTCTTTCTAGCAGAAACAGACACTAAATTTCCAAAAGATGTGAAAACAAGCAGCCAACCTTACATTGTCACTGTAGTAATATTCaattttaaagaacaaacagaTGCATTTAAATCCAAGTTTTCTTCCACTGGCATCAGTGGGAACGTTAGCAGCACAAGCATACTCTGATAGGAGAAGCATCTGTAGCTGTTCAAATTGTAGATTGTGGAATGTTAATTGATCAATATAGTCCCAGATGACTAAGAGTGCACTGGCCACAAAGTTACACCTGCCACTAAATTATGATATGCCAGTCACTAATGAAGGTAGACAATTAGACTTGTCTAAAGGACGAATCCTATTGACATACAGTATAGTCCTGGTACCATGAAGTCATTTAATTAGTAGAACAGCACTTACCTGGTGATCACAGTTGCCTATTTCTAATATACAATCCAAAGTGTGGAAAATACTGAAAGCCTTCTCATAATCCCtactttttctttgcagaaaaaaaaaaatctggattgTTTGAGCAAATCACCAGAACACACGGAACAATCATTGGCATAACATCAGGGATTGTTTTAGTTCTTCTTATTATTTCAATTCTAGTACAAGTAAAGCAACCTCGCAAAAAGGTTATGGCTTGCAAGACTGCTTTCAATAAAACTGGCTTCCAGGAAGTATTTGATCCTCCACATTATGAACTCTTTTCACTGAGGGACAAAGAAATTTCTGCAGATTTGGCAGATTTATCAGAAGAACTTGAAAACTATCAGAAAATGAGACGCTCTTCAACAGCTTCCAGATGCATTCATGACCATCACTGTGGCTCTCAGGCCTCcaatataaaacaaagcaggacaaACCTCAGCTCCATGGAACTTCCCTTCCGCAATGATTTTGCACAACCTCAGccaatgaaaacatttaatagCACATTCAAAAAAAGTAGTTACACTTTCAAACAAGCACATGACTGCCCTGAACAAGTCATAGAAGACAGAGTGATGGAGGAGATTCCATGCGAAATCTATGTTAGAGGAAGAGAAGATACGGCACAAGGTTCATTATCTATTGACTTTTAATTTCCTAGTGAAGGCGGTACCGGTATACATAAAGGATGCTTGTGTATAAGGACAGTGTATATATTAAAAGTGTATGATATGCAGCGTGTGAGATGCACACACTTTTAGCTTGTTatacttcaaattaaaaaaaaaaaaaaaagtcttcataaTTAATTCTTGCTGAACAGTGGACTTCCTCTCACTTTTCCAAGCTACTtattcagcaaa
Coding sequences within:
- the NETO2 gene encoding neuropilin and tolloid-like protein 2; this translates as MYPPNQECIYILEAAPRQRIELTFDEPYYIEPSFECRFDHLEVRDGPFGFSPLIDRYCGLKSPALIRSTGRFMWIKFISDEELEGKGFQAKYSFIPDPDFTYLGGILNPIPDCQFELSGADGIVRSSQVEQEEKTKPGQAVDCIWTIKATPNAKIYLRFLDYQMEHSNECKRNFVAVYDGSSSIENLKAKFCSTVANDVMLQTGTGVVRMWADEGSRLSRFRMLFTSFVDPPCSGNTYFCHSNMCINNSLVCNGIQNCAYPWDENHCREKKKSGLFEQITRTHGTIIGITSGIVLVLLIISILVQVKQPRKKVMACKTAFNKTGFQEVFDPPHYELFSLRDKEISADLADLSEELENYQKMRRSSTASRCIHDHHCGSQASNIKQSRTNLSSMELPFRNDFAQPQPMKTFNSTFKKSSYTFKQAHDCPEQVIEDRVMEEIPCEIYVRGREDTAQGSLSIDF